The Geoglobus acetivorans genome window below encodes:
- a CDS encoding heterodisulfide reductase-related iron-sulfur binding cluster translates to MKFFPGCMIHNRYPGIEKALYYVFEKLGIEISPLEGSSCCPAPSITRSVSSELWEELAQRNLKLADGETVITACNGCFTTLLEVSEKFGAGDVRHVAEFFYAEIGAEELKKYVEKRLPLKLAIHYGCHFFRPSKHKRFTSPERPKMLDELVEVFGAESVDYRYKFMCCGGGGGVRAGATEVSHDLLRKKMDGIAEAEVDAIAVICPLCMNQFDNGQKELRELGGEDYGIPVIHYVQLLAIAMGMDVEDTGLERHAIVSHSFIEKLVK, encoded by the coding sequence GTGAAATTTTTTCCAGGCTGCATGATTCACAACCGGTATCCCGGAATCGAGAAGGCTCTTTATTATGTCTTTGAGAAACTCGGCATTGAAATATCTCCGCTCGAAGGATCTTCGTGCTGCCCGGCCCCCTCCATAACCCGGTCTGTTAGCAGCGAGCTGTGGGAAGAGCTTGCACAGAGAAATCTGAAGCTTGCGGATGGGGAGACGGTGATTACTGCATGCAACGGTTGTTTCACGACCCTTCTGGAGGTCTCTGAAAAATTCGGGGCTGGGGATGTGAGGCATGTGGCTGAGTTCTTCTATGCTGAGATTGGAGCTGAAGAACTGAAGAAATATGTGGAAAAAAGACTCCCCTTAAAGCTTGCGATCCACTACGGATGTCACTTCTTCAGGCCGAGCAAGCACAAGAGGTTCACGTCTCCTGAGAGGCCGAAGATGCTTGACGAGCTTGTGGAGGTTTTCGGTGCTGAGAGCGTGGATTACAGATACAAGTTCATGTGCTGCGGCGGTGGTGGGGGCGTTAGGGCCGGAGCCACGGAGGTTTCCCACGACCTCCTCAGGAAAAAAATGGACGGTATTGCTGAGGCTGAAGTTGATGCGATCGCTGTGATCTGTCCTCTGTGCATGAATCAGTTTGACAACGGTCAGAAGGAGCTGAGGGAGCTTGGCGGAGAGGACTACGGCATCCCCGTGATTCACTATGTGCAGCTACTCGCGATTGCCATGGGTATGGATGTTGAGGACACTGGCCTGGAAAGGCATGCGATTGTGAGCCACAGCTTTATAGAAAAGCTCGTGAAATGA
- the argJ gene encoding bifunctional ornithine acetyltransferase/N-acetylglutamate synthase, with protein MDFRPLKCYGIKEGKYGVGVAVIDGKIYAVYTKNRIKAAPVIFNQNNLGERVKGIIVNSGNANAFTGEEGMKLAERMAAFLAEKLGCDTGEVAIASTGVIGVLPDMEKIEQLAEEVLKRLESSEAGVEAFAKAIMTTDKFPKISFREVGGVRVLGIAKGAGMIAPNMATMLAFIFTNAKTPEMDAVFRKCVDETFNRITVDGDTSTNDTVFLVTTEEAEIPRERFESLLRDVMLELAEMIVMDGEGATKLFHVHVYGAKSDEDADRVARAVANSLLVKTAIYGEDPNFGRIIAAAGYSGAEVDEVITLKLRSSYGEAVIVDRGRVAEGNIGHAERVMKAKKLEIVLDLHKGDGYGFAIGCDLTHDYVELNSAYTT; from the coding sequence ATGGATTTCAGGCCCCTGAAGTGCTACGGCATAAAGGAAGGAAAATACGGAGTTGGTGTGGCTGTTATCGATGGGAAAATCTATGCGGTTTACACGAAAAACAGAATCAAAGCAGCACCGGTCATTTTCAATCAGAATAATCTTGGCGAGAGGGTTAAGGGCATTATAGTAAACTCCGGGAACGCCAATGCATTTACCGGGGAGGAGGGAATGAAACTGGCTGAAAGAATGGCGGCGTTTCTTGCCGAAAAGCTCGGTTGTGACACTGGGGAGGTGGCGATCGCTTCAACCGGAGTGATAGGCGTCCTTCCTGACATGGAGAAAATCGAACAGCTAGCAGAGGAGGTTCTGAAAAGGCTTGAAAGCTCCGAGGCTGGCGTTGAAGCATTTGCCAAGGCGATCATGACCACTGACAAATTCCCGAAGATTTCGTTCAGGGAGGTGGGCGGAGTCAGGGTGCTCGGGATTGCGAAGGGGGCGGGCATGATTGCCCCGAACATGGCGACAATGCTGGCTTTCATCTTCACAAACGCAAAAACCCCGGAAATGGATGCTGTTTTTAGAAAATGTGTTGACGAGACATTCAACAGGATAACGGTTGATGGTGATACATCTACCAACGACACTGTTTTTCTCGTAACGACTGAGGAGGCTGAGATTCCACGGGAAAGGTTCGAAAGTTTGCTGAGGGACGTTATGCTCGAGCTTGCTGAAATGATCGTTATGGATGGGGAAGGAGCTACAAAGCTCTTCCACGTGCATGTTTATGGAGCAAAAAGTGACGAGGATGCAGACAGGGTTGCAAGGGCTGTGGCAAACTCTCTGCTTGTAAAAACAGCCATTTACGGAGAGGATCCAAACTTTGGAAGGATAATCGCTGCGGCAGGCTATTCCGGGGCTGAGGTGGATGAGGTTATAACCCTGAAACTCAGGAGCAGTTATGGTGAGGCTGTGATTGTTGACAGGGGGAGGGTTGCCGAGGGGAACATTGGGCATGCTGAAAGAGTTATGAAGGCCAAAAAGCTCGAAATAGTCCTTGACCTGCATAAAGGGGATGGTTACGGATTTGCGATTGGGTGTGATCTCACGCACGACTACGTTGAGCTGAATTCTGCCTACACAACGTGA
- a CDS encoding NAD-binding protein: MHIIVGGGRVGRQLAGRLGDVIIVEKDRKTAEELENLGFNVVLEDATNRHLWEKLPVEGSTVILATNDDEVNLRIAGILREFEPGDIIARIESEEYSKEYLNLGVRGISCGKTIASELLSEIAESRRRYFEIQVGPDNFAGKRLADIDTGDNCTAILVFREGKILRPHPDLVLENGDLIGILCGREIKKTKNPFDEVLAIIRHPEKFEGVMREARIIAERFEADLLILHKEDGKVMCSLSAPKVEYMSIGEAMELLIDLEDKVDLIVTESPTKKIEIRMEVFRKFPVLLAKGKESYDSILAVVNTETPEEVLTYATSFANRFGKCVVLFLDREQLKSVPSAIESPTVEVRTAEFNPLIEVVREVRKGYDLIIFSISNSAGNLDAEFLWKFIIDTESSVLVVR; the protein is encoded by the coding sequence ATGCACATAATCGTCGGTGGGGGAAGAGTGGGAAGACAGCTTGCCGGGAGGCTGGGGGACGTAATTATCGTGGAAAAGGACAGGAAGACAGCAGAAGAGCTTGAAAATCTCGGCTTCAATGTCGTGCTGGAGGATGCGACGAACAGACACCTGTGGGAAAAGCTGCCTGTGGAAGGTTCGACCGTGATTCTTGCCACAAACGATGATGAGGTGAACTTGAGGATTGCAGGAATTCTCAGGGAATTTGAACCCGGCGACATCATCGCTCGGATCGAGTCTGAGGAGTATTCTAAGGAATATCTCAATCTGGGTGTGAGGGGGATAAGCTGTGGAAAAACGATCGCATCAGAACTGCTCAGCGAGATTGCCGAGTCAAGAAGGAGATATTTTGAGATCCAGGTTGGGCCGGATAACTTTGCAGGAAAAAGGCTTGCGGACATTGACACGGGTGACAACTGCACAGCCATACTCGTCTTCAGAGAGGGGAAGATCCTGAGACCACACCCTGATCTGGTTCTTGAAAACGGAGACCTGATAGGGATTCTGTGCGGGAGAGAGATAAAGAAAACGAAGAATCCGTTTGACGAGGTGCTCGCAATAATCCGTCATCCGGAGAAGTTTGAAGGGGTAATGAGGGAGGCGAGAATAATTGCTGAAAGGTTCGAGGCAGATTTGCTGATCCTCCACAAGGAAGACGGGAAGGTCATGTGCTCTCTCTCAGCACCCAAGGTGGAGTACATGAGCATAGGTGAGGCAATGGAACTCCTGATCGATCTGGAGGACAAGGTCGACCTCATTGTGACCGAATCTCCCACGAAAAAAATCGAGATCAGGATGGAGGTTTTCCGCAAGTTCCCCGTCCTTCTTGCGAAGGGTAAGGAATCATACGACAGCATTCTGGCCGTGGTGAACACAGAAACCCCGGAGGAGGTGCTGACATACGCAACGTCCTTTGCAAACAGGTTCGGAAAGTGTGTCGTGCTTTTCCTCGACAGGGAACAGCTGAAATCCGTCCCATCTGCCATAGAGTCCCCGACAGTTGAGGTCAGGACAGCAGAATTCAACCCTCTGATAGAGGTGGTCAGGGAGGTCAGGAAGGGCTACGATCTCATAATATTCTCCATCTCGAACTCTGCGGGCAATCTCGATGCGGAGTTCCTCTGGAAGTTTATAATCGACACTGAGTCCTCAGTACTGGTGGTAAGATGA
- a CDS encoding 4Fe-4S dicluster domain-containing protein, whose product MNEEYLRKLNTCIQCGTCIGSCFSGKVTALNTRKILMEYIAKGKPVKEDDTIWFCVTCYACQERCPRGIPLTDILIEARKELVREKGLPGRLKNAFGFLAEYSALVPARDEHAKLREELGLPLYHSQFVDGARKEVVEIVRKHLGGVVR is encoded by the coding sequence ATGAATGAAGAGTACCTCAGAAAACTCAATACCTGCATTCAGTGCGGGACCTGCATTGGAAGCTGTTTTTCAGGAAAGGTTACCGCCCTCAACACTCGAAAAATTCTGATGGAGTATATTGCCAAGGGAAAACCCGTAAAGGAAGATGATACCATCTGGTTTTGTGTAACCTGCTATGCCTGCCAGGAGAGGTGTCCCCGCGGGATCCCCCTTACTGACATTCTCATTGAAGCGAGAAAGGAGCTTGTGAGGGAGAAGGGTCTTCCCGGAAGGCTTAAAAATGCATTCGGCTTTCTTGCCGAATACTCTGCCCTCGTTCCCGCAAGGGATGAACATGCAAAGCTCAGAGAAGAGCTTGGATTGCCCCTGTATCACTCCCAGTTTGTGGACGGGGCAAGAAAAGAGGTGGTTGAAATCGTCAGGAAACACTTGGGAGGGGTTGTCAGGTGA